The window AAGTGGAAGTACACTCCGGCGGTATAACGATTCGCCGCGAAGGAGAGCATCACAAGTTTGTGAAAAAGGTAGACCAGATTTCCTTCTCGGGGAGGATATCATCTCAGGGCAACCAGGAAGTGCTGTACATCACGGAACGGGCGGTATTCAGGCTGACAGGCGGAAGAATCGAGCTCTGCGAAACGGCGCCCGGAATCGATATAAAACGGGACATCCTTGACCTTATGGCTTTCAAACCGGATATTTCGAATAACTTAAAAATAATGGACCGGGTGCTCTTCGGGCCGGGAAAGATGGGGGATTTCGTTCATGGATAAAAAAAAGATCGCTGTGATTGGCGCGGGTACGATGGGCCAGGGTATCACCCAGACCTGTGCAACCTATGGCTATGATATCGTCTGGATCGATGTGAACCGTGAGATACTTAAAAAAGGATTGAGTGTTGTCTCTCACTTTCTCTCCCGGAAGGTCGAGAAAAAAGAGATCAGTAATGAACAGCGCGATGCTATCATCAAACGGATCAGCATTTCCGAATCGATGGAAGCGCTCAAGGATGTCCATCTCATCATCGAATGCGTATTTGAGGAGATGACCCTCAAGAAGAAGCTGTTCAACGGGTTTTACCTCTACTGCCCGAAGGATGCAATCGCCGCGACGAATACATCCAGCCTGAGCATTACCGAAATCGCATCGGCGGCAAAATACCCGGAAAAGGTTATCGGGCTGCACTTTTTCAATCCGGTGCCGCTCATGAAGCTCCTCGAGATCATTCGCGGGGTAAAAACCTCCGACGATACCCTCGAACGGTCCCTCGAATTCGCCCGCACCATCGAAAAGGAGACGGTGATAGCAAGGGACTCGCCTGGATTCATTGTGAGCAGACTCCTCGATACATTCATCAACGAGGCAGCCTCCCTGGTGGATGAGGGCGTTGCGACTCCCGAGGATATCGACAAGGCCATACGGCTGGGGCTCAATCATCCCATGGGCCCGCTTGAGTTGGGAGACCTGATCGGCTGGGATGTTCTCCATAACATCATCAATTATTTTCATTACGAGTTTCAGGACCCGAAATACCGTGAGAGCCAGCTCATGCGCCGAATGGTCCGCGCCGGATGGCTGGGCAGG is drawn from Candidatus Latescibacter sp. and contains these coding sequences:
- a CDS encoding 3-hydroxyacyl-CoA dehydrogenase NAD-binding domain-containing protein, coding for MDKKKIAVIGAGTMGQGITQTCATYGYDIVWIDVNREILKKGLSVVSHFLSRKVEKKEISNEQRDAIIKRISISESMEALKDVHLIIECVFEEMTLKKKLFNGFYLYCPKDAIAATNTSSLSITEIASAAKYPEKVIGLHFFNPVPLMKLLEIIRGVKTSDDTLERSLEFARTIEKETVIARDSPGFIVSRLLDTFINEAASLVDEGVATPEDIDKAIRLGLNHPMGPLELGDLIGWDVLHNIINYFHYEFQDPKYRESQLMRRMVRAGWLGRKTGKGIYTY